GGTACGCACATTTTTTTGTTTGCTGATGATATAAAACCGTTCAACAAACTGGGGGAAGTTTTTGTAATTAACGATAATGTCCCTTTATTTGAAAAACCAGATATAAATTCAAAAGAAGTTTTGAGAATTCCCATACTCAGACGTATTAGGATTTTGAGTAACACTCAGTTTATATTTTTATCTAATAATGTGAGAAAAGAATGGATTTATATTGATACATATATTCCTATATCTGAAAATATGGTAAAAGTAAATAATAGATGGCAATATTTAACTCATAAAGGTTGGGTAGAAAGAAGACACCTTGTTGGAAAGGGAGATTTTAAAAAAGTAAGTAAAATGAATGAGATGTTTATTTTAATTGCATATTCTGAAGATGGAATTAGTTATAGAATTTACAAAGACGGAACTTTTAGTTATAAATACGGAGATGAACCCTCATATTATGGTGGGAGTGTATATCTATGCAAGGCAAATACGAACTTTTTCTCGTTTAACCATATGGAGTTTTTTTGGTATTCAAATAATATAGTGGAAATACCTTCTCCTTTTGTTTCACGTGTAGAAGTCCTCACCAACAAATCTGACTTTCCCAAATGGGCACAGTCTGATAAACCGTTTGTATTTGAAACATACTACATTCTCACCGGCGACAATGTAAACGTGCGTTCCGAAGCTTCTACAAACTCGGCTGTACTATTCAAGCTAAAGAAGGGTGCAAGGGTAAAACTACTCGAACGGTCGGATGTTACTTTTACGATTGGAGACAGGACGGGTAATTGGGTATACATAGACACAGGCGTTAAGGATAAGAAGGGTAATACAATAAAGGGCTGGGTGTTAGATTTATATTTAAGTCCTGAAATATATTACATTCTCACCGGCGACAATGTAAACGTGCTTGCCGAACCATCTACAAACTCAGCAGTGTTATGTAAGCTAAAGAAGGGTGCAAGGGTAAAGCTACTCGAGCGGTCGGATGTTACTTTTACGATTGGAGACAGGACGGGTAATTGGGTATACATAGACACAGGCGTTAAGGATAAGAAGGGTAATACTATTAAAGGCTGGGTGGTGGATATATATTTGAAGGAAGAGTAACCCCTGTAAGTACAACAAGGCGATAAGGCAACGAAGCATAAGAAGCCTACTTCCCATGCATTCCACTGAAGCAAGCCGTACAGGATGTACGGCGACCTTGCGTAGACTCAACAGGATGTTTGTTGGAGCATGGGGTGTTTATTATTAAACTTTATTTATTGACATAATTCTATATTTATTATACAATAAGCTAGGTTTTGTAAAATTTCAATATAGGTGATAGGTATTAGATTTATACTAAAATAAAGTCCAGCCGCAAAGCTATCGAAAGAAGAAACAAACTCTGGGCAGAAAATAGCGAAGCTTATGGAGGCTACGGTACTAATTCACTTACGGAAGAACAGATAGCTGAGTATGAGCTGATGAGAAATGCCGCAATGTATGCTCCAACTATGAGTGAAGTGGATAGGAGACAATTTGAAGATAGCTATGAGGTATGGCAGTGGAATAAGAGAGTGGAGAGGCAATATCGGATAGATGGGTTAAAACGAGAGAGGGAAAGTATAAGTGATGAGATAAACAATGAGTTAAATTCAAATGTTTATGGGCGAGGTTATGGTGGGATGTTAAATTCTGCCCAAAGATTAACAGAATTGACAAATAGATTGAATAGTGTAGAGGAGGAGCTAGGGATTTTATATAAGGAACAATTAATGGACTACAGGGTAGAGGGCGACTATTATATCTCGAATGTAGATGGAATTGAGATAAGGATGTCGAAATATAATTTTAGTCCACAGGCGCAAAAAGCGGGCATGGGGAATACTCCGATTAATCTTGCGACAGGGGGGATGGATCCGAGAGCTGTGCTTGTGCTTATAGATAATGCGCATGCTGTAAATGTTGATGCTGTGGAGGTATCGAGTTTGTGGAGGAATTGGGGTAGTCATAGAGGAGGAAGGGGAATAGATATAACTTCTATAAGTATTAATGGTCAACAATATAATTTTAACAATGTAAATGGAGAAACTCAAGGTGCATTTCAAGCAGCACTTTTTAATTTGTTAATGGAAGATTCGAGAGTTAGTCAAGTACTTGATCCATGGCATATGTATGGACTAGTTAGCAGACCAGAATATCATGTTAACGACTGGAGAGAGCAGGATCCTACCACATATAATAATGCAAATAACTATTGGCTGCATAGGAATCATCTTCATTTTTTAATAAATTAAAGCTTGGAGGTATATATGTATAGGATGGTAACATTATTGGTAATATTATATTCAAATCTTTTCTATTCAATGGAAGTAACTAAATACTATAATAAATTTTTAATTGTAATAGAAAATGAGGTGGAGTTGAAAAAAGAACCCAAAAATGAATCAAGGACAATTTTTACGTTAGGGATTAATTATAACATTATTCCAATCAGCTTTACCAATAATTGGATATTTATTGACACTAGAATTATTGATCGAAATGTAATTTCTAATGAAACCACAATTAAGGGATGGATTCTAAAGTAATTTTTATTAAAGTCATTTTATCCTTGCAAAATGGGACATATAGTAGAAAGCTAAAGTCTAATGAAGAAGATGTAATAATATGTGGTGAATTGTATAGATTTAAGAATTCTATTATAGCAAAAGATAAAAGTGGGGTTTTAGTATTTTTTTATATCAATGAAGATGGATATTTAATATGTCCCTTTATGGATGACAAAGGAGAGAGAGTCAAAGTAAAAATTGGTAAATCTTATTACGAAAAATAAATGTTACAAAGCTGTGGTGAATAGTTGTTACTCAGCTCGTAATGTTTACTTAATTTTTTAAGTTACAAAAATCACAAATAAAGTCCTAAATGAACCGAAGTGCAAAGACTTACTTCCAGCGCATTCCCCTGAACCAAGCCGACCACGGATGGTCGGCGACCTGTGGAGACTCAATAAAAAGGTTGTTGGGAGCGAGGGGTGTTGATTATTAAGCTTTATCTACCCGTTGCGTCAAATAAAAAAGTACTCGAAATTCGAATCATTGCCTCATAAAAAAAAGTACTCAAAAATTCCATACAGTTTCCTCCAAATTTTTGTTTTTACATTCTTTTTCTTTTGAAGGCTGAAAAGTTTTCTGGCAAGCTGTAATTTTTGTCTTAGGTGAAACAAATCGAGAGCCTTATAAAGCCTTTGTTAGGCGCTCCTTTGTGCCTCACTTACATAAGAGCTTCTAAAAGCCGTTGGTAGGGAGTTTTAATATCATCATGCTTCTTTGCACCTTGCTTCCGATTCTCTCTTTTCTCTGTCATTTTCATAACCGGGTTGAAAAGTTGGCATAAAGCCCGAGATACGCATAGAGTCGGTTCAAGTAGTAGACTTTTCCTCGGTATCGTAGCGAAAGTATCCAACATTCTGGCGGACTATGGAATAGTTTTTCTGCTCAACGTAGCAGTTATCATTGAACGGGAGCTTCTCCCCTTGTAAATTTTATCTGGTTCTTTTCTCACACCAATCACGCAGAGGATGATTAATAAATTCAGCACCGTATCAGAATCAATTCCTCGTAAATCAAAAGGAAGTCTTCCTTGACTTTTTCTATGGCTTCTCTTACCCATTTTGAAGCTTCTTTGTTTTGATTGCTACAAGTTCTTGTCCAACCGCTCCAAACATCCACCATATTTAATGTTTGAGCAAAATCTCCCTCAGCTATTTCCTCCCTCATGGGCTACCAGATCAATCTCCATGAACCCAGGGCAATTCATCCCACTCTGCCCACGTGCGTATAGCTATTTGTTGCTTTAATAGCGCCCAGGCTTTGTACCTTTTCGTCCTTTTATCTCAAGCTTTTACGCTCATGCTTCAAAAGTCGGTCAATACTTGAGGCACTTATATGGCGCAAGTTTTCTATAGCCTGTGGAGAAACGTGGAGATGTCCGTTTGCTAAGAGATTATCTAAAACTTCATTTAAAATTGGCTTTAAACGTTTGCCACACATGTAGTTTTCAATTTCCCAGACCTGTTTTAGCATTTTTAGTTCTTCTTCGCCGAATTTTTTCTTCTGCCAGGTCTTTTGTTCTTGGCTATGTCGGCTTTAAGGTAATTTTTCTTGCCCACATAGATGGTTTTTCCGTGCTGCCTCAAGAGCCTGGCGGCATAGTTTCGGTTTTTTAAACCTGTTATCCTCACAAAGTAATCCAGTATCTCCATTTTTTCTTTTGCTGGCTTTTGATACTCTGCTTCGACAAGCTCAGCATATCATTTCGCCGTTTCCTGTAATAGGTCTCCTTTCAAACATCGCCACCCCAATTCCGGCTGGCGAGCCTGTCGAGCCACGGTGGTTGGCGAGCTTGTCGAGCCACGGTTGGCGAGTTTGTCGAGCCACCTTGTCGAGCCATGAACTGGATTATTTTACATTATTTAAAGTACTTTTTTATTTTGAAGCAACGTTCCCTTTTCGAGTACTTTTATTATGAAGCAATTCGAAAATCCCGTTGCGTCAAATAAAAAAGTACTCGAAATTCGAATCATTGCCTCATAAAAAAAAGTACTCAAAAATTCCATACAGTTTCCTCCAAATTTTTGTTTTTTACATTCTTTTTCTTTTGAAGGCTGTAAAGTTTTCTCTGGCAAGCCGTAATTTTTTGTCTTAGGTGAAACAAATCGAGAGCCTTATAAAGCCTTGTTGCGTGCCCTTTGTACCTCACTTACATAAGAGCTTTCTAAAAGCCGCTGGTAGGGAGTTTTAATATCATCATGCTTCTTTTGCACCTTGCTTCCGATTCTCTTTTTCTCTGTCATTTTCATAACCGGTTGAAAAAAGTTGGCATAAAGCCTGAGATACGCATAGAGTCGGTTCAAGTAGTAGACTTCTTCCTCGGTATCGTAGCGGAAGTATCCAACATTCTGGCGGACTATGGAATAGTTTTTCTGCTCAACGTAGCAGTTATCATTGGAACGGGAGCTTCTCCCCTTGTAAATTTTATCTGTGCTTCTCACACCAATCGCGTAGAGGATGATTAATAAATTCAGCACCTGTATCAGAATCAATTCCCCGTAACTCAAAAGGAAGTCTTCTTTGGACTTTTTCTATGGCTTCTCTTACCCATTTTGAAGCTTTGTTTTGATTGCCACAAGTTCTGTCCAACCGCTCCAAACATCCACCATATTTAATGTTTGAGCAAAATCTCCCGGCTATTTTCCCTCATGGGCTACCAGATCAATCTCCATGAACCCAGGGCAATTTTCATCCCACTCTGCCCACGTGCGTATAGCTATTTGTTGCTTTAATAGTGCCCAGGCTTTGTACCTTTTCGTCCTTTTATCTCAAGCTTTTTACGCTCATGTTTCAAAAGTCGGTCAATACTTGAAGCACTTATATGGCGCAAGTTCTCTATGGCCTGTGGAGAACCGTGGAGATGTCCGTTTGCTAAGAGATTATCTAAAACTTCATTTAAAATTGGCTTTAAACGTTTGCCACACATGTAGTTTTCAATTTCCCAGACCTGTTTTAGCATTTTTAGTTCTTCTTCGCCGAATTTTTTCTTTCTGCCAGGTCTTTTGCCCTTTTTGGCTATATCGGCTTTAAGGTAATTTTTCTTGCCTACATAGATGGTTTTTCCGTGCTGCCTCAAGAGCCTGGCGGCATAGTTTCGATTTTTTAGGCCTGTTATCCTCACAAAATAATCCAGTATCTCCATTTTTTCCTTTTTGCTGGCTTTTTGATATTGTTTTGCCGTTTCCCTGTAAATAGGTCTCCTTTCAAACATCGCTAACTCCACCTTGTACCTCCAGTTCTTTGAACTGGATTATTTTACACAAATTTAAAGTACTTTTTTATTTTGAAGCAACGTTCCCTTTTCGAGTACTTTTATTATGAAGCAATTCGGAAATTTGCATTTTTTTCTCATTGTCATTAAAATACTCACACCTTATTTTTTACCAAAAATCCAAAAAAAGGAGTGTGGTATGCCGAAGAAAACAACCTCCACAGGGTTGAACAGAGAACTGGTGGAGCAAATCAAAGAGGGTTTTTTACGACATCGTCACTATTCTCTGGCAAAGGATGAGTATACGGCTACGGATTACGACAATTTTTTAAGTCTTGCGTATACCGTTCGAGACATGCTTTTTGATCGCTGGATTAAAACCCAGCAAACCTATTATAACAAGGATGTGAAGCGTGTTTACTATCTGTCACTTGAGTTTCTCATGGGACGTACTTTGGGGAATGCTCTGGTGAATCTGGGCATTGAAAAGGAAGCAGAGGTTGCCATGAAAGAGCTTGGCCTTGATATTGCCGTGCTCAGAGAAGAAGAAAAAGATGCAGGTCTTGGAAATGGTGGTCTTGGAAGACTTGCAGCTTGTTTTCTGGATTCGATGGCAACGCTCGGCATGGCTGGTTATGGTTATGGTATTCGTTACGATTATGGTATCTTCAATCAAAAGTTTGTGAACGGTTATCAGGTTGAAGAACCAGATGATTGGTTGAAGCTTGGTTATCCCTGGGAAGTGGAGCGCTGTGAGTTTCAGCTTCGTGTGCGATTTTACGGGAATGTTCGTGTAGAAAGGGATGCGAATGGTTATGAACGATATATCTGGGAGAAAACTCAGGATGTGCTTGCTATTCCTTTTGATGTACCTATACCAGGATACAAGAATGATGTGGTGAATACGTTGAGACTGTGGACATCTCGTGCAACAAACGAGTTTGATTTTCATGATTTCAATGCGGGGAACTATATCGATGCCGTAGAAGAAAAGAACCTCTCTGAAAATATTTCCAAGGTTCTTTATCCTAATGACAACAGTGTTGCAGGAAAGATCCTTCGATTGAAACAGCAGTATCTGTTTGTTGCGGCTTCTCTCTGGGATATTTTACGCCGTTATAAGAAGCACCATAAAGATTTTAAGGATTTTCCCAAAAAGGTGGCTATTCAGCTGAATGATACCCATCCTGCTATCGCGGTGGCAGAGCTGATGAGACTTCTCGTGGATGAAGAGGGACTTGTTTGGGAAGAGGCATGGAAGATTACCCAGCAGGTTTTTGGATATACAAACCATACCCTCATGCCTGAGGCTCTCGAAAAATGGCCAGTGGCGATGATGGAGGAACTTCTTCCCAGACATATGCAGATTATTTACAAGATCAATGCTGATTTTCTTGCAGAGGTTTCCCGTCGTTTCCCTGGAGATGTTGATCGACTTCGTCGTATGTCACTGATTGATGAGAGTGGGGAGCGATACGTGCGCATGGCATGGCTTGCTACAGTGGGAAGCCATTCGATCAATGGAGTTGCTGCCCTCCATACAGAGCTTTTGAAGAAGGAACTTTTCCACGATTTTTATGAGATGTTCCCGGAACGCTTTAACAACAAGACAAACGGGATTACACCTCGACGCTGGCTTCTCAAGTCTAACCCGAAACTTTCTACCCTGATTACAGAGAACATTGGCGATGAATGGACTATTGATCTCTTTAAACTTCGTGGTCTTGAAAAGTTTGCTGAGGACAAAGCTTTCCATAAAAAGTGGCAGGACATCAAGCGTGAAAACAAGGTAAAACTTGCTGAAATCATTGCCAGAGAAACAGGGGTTCAGGTGAATGTGGATTCCATGTTTGATGTTCAGGTGAAACGTCTCCATGAATACAAGAGACAGCTTTTGAATGCCCTTCACATCATTCATCTGTACAATCAGCTCAAAGAAAATCCTTCTATGAATTTTGTTCCGAGGACGTTTATCTTTGGCGCAAAGGCAGCACCAGGCTACTTTATGGCTAAAATGATCATCAAGCTTATAAACAATATTGCTAAAGTGATCAACTCAGATCCAGTTGTGGGTGACAAGATGAAGGTGGTATTTTTACCAAACTACCGGGTTTCTCTCGCTGAGAAAATCTTTCCCGCTTCGGATCTTTCTGAACAGATCTCAACAGCAGGAACAGAGGCAAGTGGTACGGGAAATATGAAGTTTGCCTTGAATGGGGCACTGACCATTGGAACCCTTGATGGTGCCAATGTTGAGATTGCGGAAGAAGTGGGTATGGAAAATATCTTTATTTTTGGTCTCAAGGTAGATGAGGTTGAGGCCCTGAAAAAACAGGGATACCATCCTTATCATTATTACGAGACCAACCCAAATATTCGCAAAGTGATTGATCTTATTGCAAGTGGTTACTTCTCTCAGGGTGAGGATCCAAATCTTTTCAAACCTATTGTCGACAATCTTCTTTACAGTGATCCGTATCTTTGTTTGGCAGATTTTCAGCTGTATGCTGATTGCCAGAAGAAGGTTTCCGAGGCATATCTTGATACCTTTGCTTGGACGAAAAAATCTATTCTCAATGTGGCACGCATCGGGAAGTTTTCCAGTGACCGTACTATCATCGAGTACAACAAAGACATCTGGAAGGCTGAGGATCATATCCTTAAATAATGAGGAAACCAGATTATACCTGCAGGGCTGTCCGAAAGGGCAGCCTTTTTTATTATCTGGTTAGCATTTTTATCACCTGGTTAGAAGATGGGCTGTATTATTTTTGTAAAAGAAAAGAGAACTTCTGGATGAGCTGGATACGGTTTGAGGTTTCGGTTTTTTCATAGAGACGGGAGATATAGTTTCGGACAGTGTGTTCGGTGATATAGAGCTTTGAGGCAATGATTGGGTTATCATACCCCTGAATGAGGAGACTTATAATTTCTCGCTCTCTCTTAGATAGGTGGATACCTTCCCATTTTTCGGGAATGGGGTAGATCAGTTCGTTAAGCCAGAGTTTTCGTTCAATGAGGAATTGAATCATGGCTGCGAAGGTCATAAAATTCCATAGGGTATAGTAGAGAGGGCTAAAGTTAAAACAACGGGGGAGTATTTTCCACTGGACCTGAAAGAGCTCCCAGAGGTTATCGACCAAAAAAAGAGGCAGGAAAAAGGTAGTGAGGATTAATAAGTGCCGAATATGAGAAGCAAGAATGTGGGTAAGATCGGGAAGTTTCTTTAACCAGAGGAAAAAGAGGGTGGTGCTGAGAAAAACAACGAGTGCACTTCCCCATATCCACTGATCAAAGAAAAGAAGGAGTTTGAGATTTTTGTCTGTAAATCCCTGAGAAAAGAGCCAAAGGGAAAAAACTATACCCAAAAAAGTTGCAGTAAATTCCAGAAAGCTCAAAAATTTCCCGAGTTTTTCATTTTTAAAGAGAAAAAACATAGTAAAACCGAACCCCAGGAAAAACAGATTCTTTGAAACAAAGATGATAAGAGTCATGATCCAGAGCTTTGAAGGAGTTTCTGGTTGGTTAAGGATAAAGTATCCATAGTACTGGAGGAGAATGTTGAGAATAAGAAGGGAAAAGGCGCTGATAAACGTAGCGTACACAAGGGCAAGCTTGCGCAGGTTTTGAGCTATCATCAAAATAATAAGCGTGAATCCGATGATGCCAGAAAATGTGGCGAGTGCATAGTATATGAGGAGAAAGTGTTTCATTGTGTTTGCATGAGTTGTTTGTAGATTTCTATATATTTGAGTGCACTTTTTCTCCACCCAAAGTCTTCTTTCATGGCATTATGCATGAGTTTTTCCCAGGCGGAGCGATTTTGTTTGTAGGTGGCGATTGCTTGAGAAACAATACTCAACAGAGCTTCGGGGGTATAGGGTTCAAAGACAAACCCTGTTTTACCATGAGTTACCGAGTCAGCAAGCCCCCCTGTTTTTCGAACGATAGGGATCGTACCATAAGACATGGCATATAACTGGGTGAGTCCAGCAGGTTCAAAACGTGAGGGGACGAGAAGCATGTCCGAACTTGCAATGATCTTGTGGGATTCGGCTATATCAAAGGTGATAGATACCATCATGTTGGGGTGATAGTGACGCGCAAAATCCTTGAGTTTTATTTCGTATTCTTCTTTGCCCTGACCGAGGATAGTGAGGTAAATTCCCTGCTCCATCAAAGCGGGAATAATATCAAGGAGGATATCCAGTCCTTTCTGGTCAACAAGACGGGAAACCATTCCAAGCAGGGGCCTATTGGGATCTGGATCCGCAATACCCTTTTCTTTGAGATAGGCAAGTTTTAAGTTTTTTTTCTGGTCGAGGTTTTTGCTGTTGTACTTAATGGGAAGATAGATATCGTTTTCGGGATTCCATTCTTCGTAGTCAACGCCATTCATAATGCCTATGAGCTGGCCACTTGTGGCTTTTTCACGAATAATTCCTTCAAGTCCGTTGCCGAACTCAGGAGATTGAATTTCTTTGGCATAGGTTTCACTCACTACCGTGATCATGTCTGCAAAATTGATGCCAGCCTTTAAGAGATTAATGTGCCCATAGAATTCTAACCCATTGATGGTGAAGTATTTCCAATCCACACCGAGAATGCCGTACTGTTCTACGGAAAATATCCCCTGATACGAAAGATTGTGGATTGTAAAAACACTTTTGGTGTTTTTGTAAAAGCCGTCCATTTTGTAGAGACTTTTGAGATAAAAAGGGAAAAGACCACACTGCCAGTCATGAGCATGGATGATATCGACTTTGAGATCGATGGCTTTCAGTGCCTCAAAGACAAATTTTGTAAAGAAGGTCATGCGTTCGAGATTGTCGGCATAGTCTATCTTGTAGGTTTCATCGAAATAGATGCCATTTCTTTTAAAGTAGTGGGGTTGATCGATGAGGTAGATATCAATACCCTTGTAAGAAAAATGTTCTATAGCCCCTGTGATGGATTGATGTCCTATACTGATGGTCAGTTCTTCTCTTTTATCTATCGTGAGATTTTGTGAGGCGAGGAATCGGTCTACATCGTTATAGCGAGGGAGGGCAACACTGATTCGTCCTTTTCCCAGGGAGTGAAACTCTTTTGCCAGGGCGCCCACAACGTCGGCAAGACCTCCCACTTTTGCAAAAGGAGAGACCTCGGTTGCCACCAAAAGAACGTGAGGTTTGAATGTGGCCATACATGGCCTCCTTTTTTGTGTTTTATTAATATTATCGGTTTTTTGTTTTATAAAACTTTATGTTTTCTCTTCTAACAGGACACATTCTCCATCTTTTATGTGATGATGTTTTTTAAAGACAGAAGGAGGGAGAAAGCTTTCTACGTAGCAGTTTCCTCCGATGATGGTTTTGTCAGGGAGAATGGTATCTTTTCCGATGAGGGTAAAACCATTGATCATCGGGAAAAGCAGGTTTGTTTGGGAGGGTGATTCATTTCCTATGCGAGATTTTGCACCTATGTTTGGGTTTACGTTGTCGAGAGAAAATTCATCGATAATAGTGTTGACGATATGGGCTTCACTAGCGATATGATTACGAGGGAGGATAATCGCATTTTTGATGAAGGCTTTTTTTTCGATGATGACATGAGAAAAAATTATAGAGTTTTCTACATGTCCATAGATGTGGACATCTTCTCCTACAAGAGAATTGATGACATGGGAAGAGCGATAGGTTTTTGAGAAAACGTTGGGGCGGGTGAATGGTTTTACGGGGACAAGTGAGTTGATATGATCAAGAAAGTAATAATCGTCGAGCAAGTCAAGATGAATACGATAGTAATCTTCTAATGTATAATTGGGACGAAAATATCCTTTGAGTTTTATGAAGTGCATCCGTTTTTCTTTTGAGAGGGTGTCGATGATACCTTCGAGAAAGTTGTAAAGATTGGTTTGGGCAGTGGCGCGCAGGCTATCTTCAAACGCACGGAGGGGAAGAATAACTCCGAGAGGGAAGGTGTTGAGTGGGGTTTCATGCAAAAGAAGCGCATAATTGGGAAGACTTTTTTCCTGAGGCATGAGAAACCAGTTGGGGAAATGTCCGTAAAAAATACCAATCGTTTTGATGGTGTGGTCTTTTTTAAGTTCTTCAAGAAAGGGGAGAAATTCTATTTCGAGTTGTTGACGGTTAAAAACATAGATTTCGTTTTCTGGATAGCCTGTCATGAGATAGTTATGGATGAGATCGGCATCGTCGGGTGTGATGATGATGAGGGGCTGGATATTTCCATTTAAGAGAGAGGAAACGACAAAATCAATGGTTCGTACACGAGGGGTAAATGGGAGAAGGTAATCCTGGGTGTAGATATCCAAGGAGAGAAGTTCTTTGTTTTGTTTTCCGATGATAATGGCGAGATCACAGAGTTTTTCCTGCACGATTACACTTCCTCACGATGAAAAATTTTGTTCATGAGGGTAACGAAAAGGATAACGAGTCTACGAAACCAGGCGATGGGGTCAATTTTGAAGCCAGTGGTTTTCCATCCTCTTTTTTCATCCCATACAACCCCCATACTCTTTTTGCCAGAAAAGACATCAAGTGAAGTGTCTATACCTAAAATAATTGATTGTGAGAAATAGGAGAAATTTTTGGTAATCCAGAACTCTTGATAGACACTGTTGGGAAAACTGACAATAAAGATCTGGGGACAGGATTTGCGAATCGATATGAGGACATCGAACCATTGTTTTTCTTTAAGTTGGTTGGTGTAATATCCAAGAAGTCTGACATTGGGGAAGGAACGACGGATACGTTTTGCTGCTTCGTTGGCGACTTTTTTGTCTCCTCCCAGGAGATAGCATGAGTACTGCATTTCATTGGCAATACCGAGAATATCGAGGAGAATGGTGATAGGATAGTATATTTCCACATGACGTCCTGTTAAAAGACGTATGCTCCATGCAATAAGACGGGAGCCGCAGAGAACAACCTCTGTTTGTTGAATGATACGTCGCATCTCGCGGTTAAAAAGAGAAGAAAAAAGCTTTTTTTCATCGAGGATGATGATTCGGAAACGTTTTTGTTCATAAAGGGTCTGGATGATGTGTTCTTTGAGATCTTCTCGATTGAAGAGGGAAACCTTTGCCGTCAGAAAAGGAATAGAAACAGGCAGCATGGGCTCTCCTTTTTTCTGTTTTCAATGTATTTTAAGGGGAGAGAG
This sequence is a window from Thermospira aquatica. Protein-coding genes within it:
- the glgA gene encoding glycogen synthase GlgA produces the protein MATFKPHVLLVATEVSPFAKVGGLADVVGALAKEFHSLGKGRISVALPRYNDVDRFLASQNLTIDKREELTISIGHQSITGAIEHFSYKGIDIYLIDQPHYFKRNGIYFDETYKIDYADNLERMTFFTKFVFEALKAIDLKVDIIHAHDWQCGLFPFYLKSLYKMDGFYKNTKSVFTIHNLSYQGIFSVEQYGILGVDWKYFTINGLEFYGHINLLKAGINFADMITVVSETYAKEIQSPEFGNGLEGIIREKATSGQLIGIMNGVDYEEWNPENDIYLPIKYNSKNLDQKKNLKLAYLKEKGIADPDPNRPLLGMVSRLVDQKGLDILLDIIPALMEQGIYLTILGQGKEEYEIKLKDFARHYHPNMMVSITFDIAESHKIIASSDMLLVPSRFEPAGLTQLYAMSYGTIPIVRKTGGLADSVTHGKTGFVFEPYTPEALLSIVSQAIATYKQNRSAWEKLMHNAMKEDFGWRKSALKYIEIYKQLMQTQ
- a CDS encoding SH3 domain-containing protein — its product is MRKIIFTISIVCFLGTHIFLFADDIKPFNKLGEVFVINDNVPLFEKPDINSKEVLRIPILRRIRILSNTQFIFLSNNVRKEWIYIDTYIPISENMVKVNNRWQYLTHKGWVERRHLVGKGDFKKVSKMNEMFILIAYSEDGISYRIYKDGTFSYKYGDEPSYYGGSVYLCKANTNFFSFNHMEFFWYSNNIVEIPSPFVSRVEVLTNKSDFPKWAQSDKPFVFETYYILTGDNVNVRSEASTNSAVLFKLKKGARVKLLERSDVTFTIGDRTGNWVYIDTGVKDKKGNTIKGWVLDLYLSPEIYYILTGDNVNVLAEPSTNSAVLCKLKKGARVKLLERSDVTFTIGDRTGNWVYIDTGVKDKKGNTIKGWVVDIYLKEE
- a CDS encoding WecB/TagA/CpsF family glycosyltransferase; translated protein: MLPVSIPFLTAKVSLFNREDLKEHIIQTLYEQKRFRIIILDEKKLFSSLFNREMRRIIQQTEVVLCGSRLIAWSIRLLTGRHVEIYYPITILLDILGIANEMQYSCYLLGGDKKVANEAAKRIRRSFPNVRLLGYYTNQLKEKQWFDVLISIRKSCPQIFIVSFPNSVYQEFWITKNFSYFSQSIILGIDTSLDVFSGKKSMGVVWDEKRGWKTTGFKIDPIAWFRRLVILFVTLMNKIFHREEV
- a CDS encoding helix-turn-helix domain-containing protein, yielding MKHFLLIYYALATFSGIIGFTLIILMIAQNLRKLALVYATFISAFSLLILNILLQYYGYFILNQPETPSKLWIMTLIIFVSKNLFFLGFGFTMFFLFKNEKLGKFLSFLEFTATFLGIVFSLWLFSQGFTDKNLKLLLFFDQWIWGSALVVFLSTTLFFLWLKKLPDLTHILASHIRHLLILTTFFLPLFLVDNLWELFQVQWKILPRCFNFSPLYYTLWNFMTFAAMIQFLIERKLWLNELIYPIPEKWEGIHLSKREREIISLLIQGYDNPIIASKLYITEHTVRNYISRLYEKTETSNRIQLIQKFSFLLQK
- a CDS encoding GlgC family sugar phosphate nucleotidyltransferase, with product MQEKLCDLAIIIGKQNKELLSLDIYTQDYLLPFTPRVRTIDFVVSSLLNGNIQPLIIITPDDADLIHNYLMTGYPENEIYVFNRQQLEIEFLPFLEELKKDHTIKTIGIFYGHFPNWFLMPQEKSLPNYALLLHETPLNTFPLGVILPLRAFEDSLRATAQTNLYNFLEGIIDTLSKEKRMHFIKLKGYFRPNYTLEDYYRIHLDLLDDYYFLDHINSLVPVKPFTRPNVFSKTYRSSHVINSLVGEDVHIYGHVENSIIFSHVIIEKKAFIKNAIILPRNHIASEAHIVNTIIDEFSLDNVNPNIGAKSRIGNESPSQTNLLFPMINGFTLIGKDTILPDKTIIGGNCYVESFLPPSVFKKHHHIKDGECVLLEEKT
- a CDS encoding glycogen/starch/alpha-glucan phosphorylase, yielding MPKKTTSTGLNRELVEQIKEGFLRHRHYSLAKDEYTATDYDNFLSLAYTVRDMLFDRWIKTQQTYYNKDVKRVYYLSLEFLMGRTLGNALVNLGIEKEAEVAMKELGLDIAVLREEEKDAGLGNGGLGRLAACFLDSMATLGMAGYGYGIRYDYGIFNQKFVNGYQVEEPDDWLKLGYPWEVERCEFQLRVRFYGNVRVERDANGYERYIWEKTQDVLAIPFDVPIPGYKNDVVNTLRLWTSRATNEFDFHDFNAGNYIDAVEEKNLSENISKVLYPNDNSVAGKILRLKQQYLFVAASLWDILRRYKKHHKDFKDFPKKVAIQLNDTHPAIAVAELMRLLVDEEGLVWEEAWKITQQVFGYTNHTLMPEALEKWPVAMMEELLPRHMQIIYKINADFLAEVSRRFPGDVDRLRRMSLIDESGERYVRMAWLATVGSHSINGVAALHTELLKKELFHDFYEMFPERFNNKTNGITPRRWLLKSNPKLSTLITENIGDEWTIDLFKLRGLEKFAEDKAFHKKWQDIKRENKVKLAEIIARETGVQVNVDSMFDVQVKRLHEYKRQLLNALHIIHLYNQLKENPSMNFVPRTFIFGAKAAPGYFMAKMIIKLINNIAKVINSDPVVGDKMKVVFLPNYRVSLAEKIFPASDLSEQISTAGTEASGTGNMKFALNGALTIGTLDGANVEIAEEVGMENIFIFGLKVDEVEALKKQGYHPYHYYETNPNIRKVIDLIASGYFSQGEDPNLFKPIVDNLLYSDPYLCLADFQLYADCQKKVSEAYLDTFAWTKKSILNVARIGKFSSDRTIIEYNKDIWKAEDHILK